The DNA sequence CGAAGCTAAATTACCTACAATATGTATCTACCTGTTGGTAGTAATTTTAACAAGCATCATAGTAAAAATGAAAATTTCTAAAAATTTATAAAACAATGCAGACTGAATATTTATTAAAACAAATAAGTTTCATAAAAGAGATTGACAAGCTAAAATACATTCAACGTAAAACTAAATTATTCAATAGCGATAGACCAGAGAATGACGCTGAACACAGTTGGCATTTAGCAATGATGACAATTGTATTGGCGGAACATTCAGACAATCCAATAGATGTTCTAAAAGTTTTGAAAATGGTTTTAATCCATGACATTGTAGAAATTGATGCAGGCGACACTTTTATTTACGACTCTACAAAAAGTCACACAAATACCGACGAAGAACTTATTGGAGCCAAACGAATTTTTGGGCTTTTACCGACCGAACAAGCCGAAGAATTTATTGCGATTTGGAAAGAATTTGAAGAAAGTGTGACTGATGAAGCCAAATTTGCAAAATCAATGGACCGATTTGAACCTTTGCTACAAAACACTTCAAATAATGGTGGAACTTGGAGAGAATTTAATGTCCCATATCAAAAAGTTTACGACAAGAAAAAAGTAATTAAAGACGGATCGACAACAATTTGGAACTATGCTGAGAATTTAATAAACGAAAGTGTGGACAGAGGAATTTTAATAAAATAATTGGCTGATTCATAAGAAAGACTGCCACCAACATCATCTAGCGCTTTTAGTTTCCATCGTTAATAACAACACAAAACCCGCCGATCATCTCAGACCGACGGGTTTCTTCATTCCACCAAAAACTAAAATTAGTTTACCGAAGGTTTGGCTTCTTCCGTCTTCGATGCAGTACGACGTGCCAACTGGTCGGCATAGTATTTACGGGCAGTGTTCAGCAGGTTCAGTGCAGCGGTGAAAAGTGGGTTGTTGGTTGCTTTGGCCATAGCCAGTACATAGGCAGTGAAATCGTTGTAGGTTGCTGATAATTCAGTGCGAATGGTTTTCATATCGAACGATTCGGTAGTGGCCGTTGTCACCATTCGTCCGCTAAACAGGCTTTTAAAGGCTGCATTGGTTTCGGCCATGCGGGCAACATATTTGCTCATGTGCAAATAATTCACTTTTTCGACATAGGCCGCACTGTTTAACTCGCTGGTGAGTTTGTCGATTGCAAGTGTTTCGGCTTCGTAGTTTAAACGGGCTATGTTTTTGAAGGTGTCAAATAAAATCTTCAGGCTACGGCTGGCTTCCACTTCAGCAGGGTCGTCGGATGCTGCATGAAGTTTTAGCGCCATGTTGAAGGCGCTGATGGCTTTGTCGCGGGCAGCGTCGGCCAAGCCGATATTTTCGGTTTCTTCACTTTTTTGCACCTGGGCGAGTGCATTCTGGTACAATTCCATTTTAGTACCGATTTTCTGCACGTAATTGTTATACGGTGCATTCGTCAGTAAACTTGAATCAATAGTAGCCAAATCGCTCAGGTGGCGATTCATCAATTGTCCGGCCTCCATGTTGGTAAGAACCGAAATTTTTAAAGGTTCGAGAATTACGTTCATTGAGATAAAATTTAGTGTGAATTAATTATGATACAATTTATCACTTTATTTTTAAATAATCGATATTCAATAATGTTAAATCACATAAAAACTTCACTTTATTAATTAGTTACAACGAGGTGATAAAGAATATTACGATTGTTGTGGTTTAATTTGTATTCATTTTTGTTCAGACAAACCTGTGTTTTTGGCAAAGCATTCTGCGGCGAAGAAAAATACTTCTACGTTAGGTCTATGCAGCCTACAGGAACAAAAATCACCCCTAAGTTTGGTCGCTGCAACTTACGGCGGCTTGAATTATCCCTACGATTGGTTGCTGCAATCTTCATAAGTCAAAAATATGCCTACGACAGTTCCATGAAAGCAGCGGCAGGCAAAAATACCTGTTATCTAAGCTGAAGTAGCCAGCAGGGGAGAATCATAGACGTTGTCAGGTTCGATTGAATTTGTGGAACATGAAGTTTTATAAATCTAATCTCTTTAATAGGTATACAACCTTATCAAATACTGTTTCCAAAGGTCATTTCAACTGTTCCTTACTTAAATTCATTTTAAATAAAAGGGGCTTTCCAGCGAAAAGGATTTTTTGAAAAATAAGGTTGATTGTTTGATTCGCTTTGCCTGTCAGCGCTTCAGGGCATTTGAACCTGTGATTTCCGCACTTTCGTTGTGCAGCAAGGGCATTCAGCATTTTTGTCTTTTCGTTTGAGCCCCAAAGACGCTTGATTTCTTAGGGTTGAATTTCTATATTTGCTGACTTTTCAAACTTTGGTGATGAGAAGTATGGATATTTTACGTAGAATTGATCGATTGAATTCAGTAGGATATTCGATTTACTAAGCTAATAATAACTCAATTAACTCAAATAATTACGAATGAAAGGTTACAAAATTATCGTACTTGCCAAACAGGTTCCCGATACGAGGAATGTTGGCAAAGATGCAATGAAAGCCGATGGAACTGTAAACAGAGCAGCTCTACCGGCTATTTTTAATCCTGAGGATTTGAATGCGCTGGAACAGGCATTGCGGATTAAAGACAATTTTCCGGGATCGACCATTACATTATTAACAATGGGGCCAGGCCGTGCAGCCGAAATTATCCGCGAAGGATTGTTCCGCGGAGCTGACGATGGTATTTTATTGACAGACCGTGCTTTTGCCGGATCGGACACTTTAGCTACATCGTATGCCATTGCACAAACCCTGAAAAAACATGGTAATTACGATATCATCATTGCTGGCCGTCAGGCTATCGATGGAGATACCGCACAGGTTGGTCCTCAGGTTGCCGAAAAATTAGGTATTCCTCAAATTACCTATGCCGAAGAAATTCAGGCTATCGAAAAAGGTAAAGTAACCGTTAAACGTCGCCTCGAACGTGGTATTGAAGTGGTGAAATGCCCGATGCCGTTGGTGGTAACCGTGAACAGTTCGGCTCCGGATTGCCGCGCACGAAACGCCAAATTGATCATGAAATACAAACACGCCAAAACAATTTCCGAAATGCAGGAAGCAAACGACGACTATTTGCACCTGTACAGCGACCGCCCATACCTGACGATTAAGGAATGGACCGTTCAGAATATTGAAGTTGACATGAACGAATTGGGCTTAACCGGTTCGCCCACCAAGGTGAAGAAGGTTGAGAACGTTGTTCTTCAGTCGAAAGGTGCAAAAGTAATCACTTCGTCTGACGAAGATATGGATCAGCTGATGCGTGAGTTAATTGAAAGTCATACAA is a window from the Aquipluma nitroreducens genome containing:
- a CDS encoding HD domain-containing protein; the protein is MQTEYLLKQISFIKEIDKLKYIQRKTKLFNSDRPENDAEHSWHLAMMTIVLAEHSDNPIDVLKVLKMVLIHDIVEIDAGDTFIYDSTKSHTNTDEELIGAKRIFGLLPTEQAEEFIAIWKEFEESVTDEAKFAKSMDRFEPLLQNTSNNGGTWREFNVPYQKVYDKKKVIKDGSTTIWNYAENLINESVDRGILIK
- a CDS encoding DUF6261 family protein, translated to MNVILEPLKISVLTNMEAGQLMNRHLSDLATIDSSLLTNAPYNNYVQKIGTKMELYQNALAQVQKSEETENIGLADAARDKAISAFNMALKLHAASDDPAEVEASRSLKILFDTFKNIARLNYEAETLAIDKLTSELNSAAYVEKVNYLHMSKYVARMAETNAAFKSLFSGRMVTTATTESFDMKTIRTELSATYNDFTAYVLAMAKATNNPLFTAALNLLNTARKYYADQLARRTASKTEEAKPSVN
- a CDS encoding electron transfer flavoprotein subunit beta/FixA family protein, with product MKGYKIIVLAKQVPDTRNVGKDAMKADGTVNRAALPAIFNPEDLNALEQALRIKDNFPGSTITLLTMGPGRAAEIIREGLFRGADDGILLTDRAFAGSDTLATSYAIAQTLKKHGNYDIIIAGRQAIDGDTAQVGPQVAEKLGIPQITYAEEIQAIEKGKVTVKRRLERGIEVVKCPMPLVVTVNSSAPDCRARNAKLIMKYKHAKTISEMQEANDDYLHLYSDRPYLTIKEWTVQNIEVDMNELGLTGSPTKVKKVENVVLQSKGAKVITSSDEDMDQLMRELIESHTIG